GCGTGTCGGGCTCGGGGACCTGCTCGTCTTCACCCAGGAGCTCTCCACGCTTATCCAGGCGGGATTGCCCATGGACCGAAGCCTCCGGATCCTGATCAGCCTGACGGAAAACAGGAGGTTGAAGGAGGTGGTCCTCGACATCCTCAGACGCGTGGAAGGTGGAAGTTCGCTTGCCGAGGCCCTGAACGCCCACCCCAAGATCTTCTCAAAGCTCTATGTGAACATGGTCAAGGCGGGCGAGGCAGGAGGGTTTCTCGAGACCATCCTTTCCCGGCTCGTTCACTACCTTCAGCATGTCAAAGAGATACGGGATAGCCTCCTTTCGGTCATGATCTACCCCCTCCTCCTCACCGCCGTAAGCGGCCTTTCGATCGCCCTCCTGGTGACCTTCGTGGTGCCCCGTTTTGCAAAGATCTTTTCGGACATGGGGCAGGCCATCCCGCTTCCCACACAGGTGGTTTTATGGATCAGTCAATCGGTGAGGGATTACTGGTGGCTGGGGATGGGAGCCCTCCTCCTCGTCCTTCTCTTCTTTAAGGCCTATCTCCAGGACGAGGAGAGGAGGTTTCGATGGGATCGGTTTAAACTGAGATGGGTTCTCGTCGGAGAACTCCTCAGGAAGGTGGAGGTGGCGCGGTTTTCCAGGACCCTCGGCACGTTGCTTCACGGCGGGGTCTCGATCCTCCCCGCCCTCAACCTGGTCAGGGAGATCTCCCAAAACCGGGTGATGTCGAGGGCGATCGGCCTCCTCCATGACCGGCTCCGGGAGGGGAAAAGCCTCTCGAAATCGCTCGAGGAGACCGCCATCTTTCCACCCCTTGCCGTCCAGATGGTCGGCGTGGGCGAGGAGAGCGGAAGGCTCGACGAGATGCTCATCCGGATCGCCGAGGTCTTCGAGGAGGATTTTCAGAGGGGGATGAGACGTCTCATCTCCCTGCTCGAGCCCGTCGTCATCCTCATCATGGGAGGGGTGGTGGGTTTTATCGTCATCTCCATGCTCTTGGCGATCTTCAGCATCCATGAGATCCCCTTTTAAGGGTTTTTGAGGAGGCGCGATGAAAAAGAGAGGTCGATATCGGCAGAGGGGATTTACCCTGATCGAGCTCATGATCGTCATCATCATCATCGGCCTTCTGGCCGGTCTGGTCGGGCCAAGGCTCTTCGGTTATCTGACCCAGGCCAAACAGAAGTCGGCCAAGGCCCAGATCGAACTCTTCGGCACGGCCCTCGATGCCTTCAGGCTCGATGTCGGACGGTACCCTACCACGGAGGAGGGGCTCAAGGCCTTGCGGGAGCGGCCAGCGGGCCTCGATTCCTGGAAAGGCCCCTACCTTCCAAAGGAGATCCCCATGGACCCCTGGGGGAGGCCTTATAACTATAAATCCCCTGGCGATCACGGAGAATATGACCTCTACACCTACGGCCTCGATGGCGTCGAGGGAGGAGAGGGTGAGAATCAGGATGTGGTGAGCTGGAAAGAGACCGGGAAATGAAAACTCGGGGTTTCTCCCTCTTGGAGCTGATCGTCGTCCTCTTCATCCTCGGGCTTTCGATCGGCCTCATCGCCCCCTCCTTCTCGAGGGTCTCAAAATCGGCCGAGTTGAAGGCGACCGCCCGGAAGCTCTCCTCCCTCCTTCGTAACAGCCGGAGCGAGGCGGTCCTCCGGGGAGAGATCCAGAGGATCCTCTTCGACCTTCCTTCGAAGACGGTGAAGGTTCAATCCTTCAAGCCGGAGGCGCTCGAGGAAGAAGGGACGAAAGAAGGTCCTTCACAGGTGAGGACCTTTATGATTCCGGCCTGGATTCAGATCCGGGAGGTGAAGACCTCCGCGGGCCAATTCCCTCCTGAAGAGCCGGCCATCGAATTCTATCCGAACGGAAGCTCGAGCGGGGGTTCCTTTCTGCTCGAAGGGGACGATCAGAGACCCTTTAGAATCGAAGTTCATTCGATCACCGGCGCCGTCAAGATCGAAAGGATGGCCGAGAGGATTTAATGGGGATGGGGAGCAGACAGAAGGGATTGACCCTCCTCGAGATCGTCGTGGCCCTTGCCATCCTCGGAGCGGGCCTGATGGCCATCATCGAGCTCTTCGCAGGCGGGCTTCGTCTCGGGAGGGCTTCGGAGGAGTATACCAAGGCGACCCAGTATGCCCGGTTGAAATGGGAAGAGTTCTCATTGAGGCCCATCGAGACCGAAGGGGTCGAGGAAGGGGAATTCGATAAGACCTATAGGTGGCGAATCGTGACGAAGCGGGTAAAAATCCTTCCTTTCGAGGAGGAGGGTGACCTCACCCTTCCGGTGGAGCTTCTCCATATCCGGCTGGAAGTGACCTGGAAATCGGGGCTCCGAGAGAGGTCGATGGACATCGAATCCTACCGCTGCGTGAAGAGGGAGGCCGATGAGAAGCGGAGCTGATCGGTTCCGGAAAGATTGGCCGAGGGGGTTCACCCTTTTAGAGGTGATCGTCTCCCTTGCCGTGTTGGGGTTTCTCCTTCTCATCCTCTTCGCTGGATTTCGCCTGGGCCTCTCCGCTTGGGAAAGGGGGGAATCCCTCAAGGAAGAAAACCAGAGCAGCCGCATCCTCTCCCAGATCCTTTCAAGGCAGATGAAGTCGGCCGTGCCCTACCGGGTCAAACCGAAGACAGCCGAGGCCGATCACCTCGCCTTCGAAGGAAAGCCCCGGTCGATGAGGTTCGTTTCAACCCTTCCTTTAAAAAGGAGTCGGGCCGAGGGGCTGGTCTACACCCAATACCGGTTCGAGCCGGAGGGCGGACGTCTCCTCCTCTATGAGCAGCGGGTGCTCAACCGGGACTTCTTCGAAGGGGACCCCAAAAAGGAGGACCTCCACGTCCTCCTCGAAGGCCTCGCCGATGTGCGATTCGAATATTATCAGGAGGAGGACGAATCGAAGGGCATATCCGAACAGTGGCTCGAGGAGTGGGATGCGAAGGAGAAGAAGGAACTGCCAGGGGCCCTGAGGATGACCCTCATATTCCGAGAGACCGGAGG
This portion of the Thermodesulfobacteriota bacterium genome encodes:
- a CDS encoding type II secretion system F family protein yields the protein MAEFLYKATTLSGQTVEGSMEGKDEASIVQGLHRLGYIPIRIELAEKRESRLGIFARLPKRVGLGDLLVFTQELSTLIQAGLPMDRSLRILISLTENRRLKEVVLDILRRVEGGSSLAEALNAHPKIFSKLYVNMVKAGEAGGFLETILSRLVHYLQHVKEIRDSLLSVMIYPLLLTAVSGLSIALLVTFVVPRFAKIFSDMGQAIPLPTQVVLWISQSVRDYWWLGMGALLLVLLFFKAYLQDEERRFRWDRFKLRWVLVGELLRKVEVARFSRTLGTLLHGGVSILPALNLVREISQNRVMSRAIGLLHDRLREGKSLSKSLEETAIFPPLAVQMVGVGEESGRLDEMLIRIAEVFEEDFQRGMRRLISLLEPVVILIMGGVVGFIVISMLLAIFSIHEIPF
- the gspG gene encoding type II secretion system major pseudopilin GspG, with the protein product MKKRGRYRQRGFTLIELMIVIIIIGLLAGLVGPRLFGYLTQAKQKSAKAQIELFGTALDAFRLDVGRYPTTEEGLKALRERPAGLDSWKGPYLPKEIPMDPWGRPYNYKSPGDHGEYDLYTYGLDGVEGGEGENQDVVSWKETGK
- a CDS encoding GspH/FimT family pseudopilin codes for the protein MKTRGFSLLELIVVLFILGLSIGLIAPSFSRVSKSAELKATARKLSSLLRNSRSEAVLRGEIQRILFDLPSKTVKVQSFKPEALEEEGTKEGPSQVRTFMIPAWIQIREVKTSAGQFPPEEPAIEFYPNGSSSGGSFLLEGDDQRPFRIEVHSITGAVKIERMAERI
- a CDS encoding prepilin-type N-terminal cleavage/methylation domain-containing protein, translating into MGSRQKGLTLLEIVVALAILGAGLMAIIELFAGGLRLGRASEEYTKATQYARLKWEEFSLRPIETEGVEEGEFDKTYRWRIVTKRVKILPFEEEGDLTLPVELLHIRLEVTWKSGLRERSMDIESYRCVKREADEKRS
- a CDS encoding prepilin-type N-terminal cleavage/methylation domain-containing protein; this translates as MRSGADRFRKDWPRGFTLLEVIVSLAVLGFLLLILFAGFRLGLSAWERGESLKEENQSSRILSQILSRQMKSAVPYRVKPKTAEADHLAFEGKPRSMRFVSTLPLKRSRAEGLVYTQYRFEPEGGRLLLYEQRVLNRDFFEGDPKKEDLHVLLEGLADVRFEYYQEEDESKGISEQWLEEWDAKEKKELPGALRMTLIFRETGGKENTLSLLIPIQARKAEEVRIGPGVRRTVPRGGP